In Solanum lycopersicum chromosome 3, SLM_r2.1, the genomic stretch TGGGGTCTATAAAGACAGTAGGAAGAGTACCCATTCCTCTTCAGCACTACTCTTAACAAACCCAATTCAAAAATGGCCGCAGCAAAACTGTTATTTCTCGCAGCACTTTTCCTCTCTCTTTCCTACCTCACCGGCGCGGCGGGCAACGCCGCAGCCTCCAACAGTTTCATAAAAAGCTCTTGTAAATCCACTACTTTTCCCGATGTATGCGTTGCTTCCCTTTCCGGTTACGCACAAGCCATTAAAAACAATCAACTGCAGCTGGTGAAAACGGCTTTGTCCGTGAGCCTTAATAAAGCCGGATCTACAAAAGGATTCGTCAGCAAGCTGTTGAAATTCAAGGGATTGAAGCCGAGAGAGTATGCAGCTATCAAGGATTGCGTTGAGGAAACGAGTGATAGTATAGATCGGCTTAGCAGATCTGTGAATGAGCTGAAAAGTTTGGATCATAGCCATGGGAAAGCCGATTTCCAGTGGCATATGAGTAACGTAGAGACATGGGTAAGTGCTGCTATTACAGATGAGAATACTTGTACTGATGGATTTGCCGGCC encodes the following:
- the LOC101249249 gene encoding 21 kDa protein → MAAAKLLFLAALFLSLSYLTGAAGNAAASNSFIKSSCKSTTFPDVCVASLSGYAQAIKNNQLQLVKTALSVSLNKAGSTKGFVSKLLKFKGLKPREYAAIKDCVEETSDSIDRLSRSVNELKSLDHSHGKADFQWHMSNVETWVSAAITDENTCTDGFAGRALNGKIKASIRSHIANLAQVTSNALALINQYAANH